The segment GTCGCAAACAAAATACTATGTTTATGGAATGGTCCAATAGGTAATGGGACAGAGAcccatttctatttttttccacTAGGGACTTCAATTCAACCAGACCAGCACAGCGAATCCTGGGACTAAGATTAATATCAACATTTCTCCAGTCAAAATTATGTTTcatggtctttttttttttttttggtagattATGTTTCATGGTCTTTTTATGACAACGAAATCATGTTTCATGGTCAAATATATGCAAAATCGTTGTTATATAAAAGGGAATGTAACATAAGTTGCCAAACTCCATGTAACACACTATTCTCCCTATTACAATAGAAAATGATGATTATATAACATAAATTCTTATAACTAATAAGtgaatatgaaaattattttacattaatttgTAATACATTTTTGAACATTACATACTTATGATGATACACTTTGGTACCTAGAGGAGGTAAACCAGAAAAATATACAGTCAACATGACTCATTGCACTGGACTTCTTTACTTATCTAAGCccatttattttaaacatacgAAAGCAAAGAAAACCTCATAACGAAGGTTTGGTTCACTAAAAAAGACACATAAAACACAAGCACCAAAGATTCCGAGAATCTTTTCCAACCTTTTATCTCCCGAGAGAGTATCTTCTTAAACCCATTTGGTCATCACAAATGagacatacatacatacatatatacattaatatacGTATCGTTAAATACGTAATTTAGTAACTCCAAAGTGACAGCTCTTCGTAACCCATTTCTTCTTCCACGTAAACACTCGTATTCATGTCGACGTACGCTCTCGGCGGCGACATTAACGGCTCCTCCGCAAGCCTCATCATCATTCCCGCGACTCCCTCTCCTTCCTCCACTGTGTCAAGCTCACCACCACCGGACGAGGGCAAAACCGTAATTCCGGTACTAAACTCTGGAGGCCTAAACATCTCTGCCGCTTCAGCAGCCGTGCGCCTGATCGTGTCCGGATCGGTGGATTCGGCCGCCGGCAAACGCCAAGCTGAGTCGGAGAAATTCAAGCACGCGGATCTCCCGCGCAGAGCAAGCACCGCCACGTCGTGAGCACGTGCCGCCATCTCCGCTGTAGGATAAGTTCCGAGCCATACTCGGCGCTGGTGAATGGGTTCTCGGACTTCGCAAACCCATTTGTCGCCGTTCCTACTTCGCACTCCTCTGTAGATCGGATGACGTGTTTCCTTGAAGATTTTACGTCCAGCACGCTTCTTAGGCTTCATCTCCGCCAAGACATTGTTGTTGTTTTCCATCTCCGGTCTGGTCCCGATGAAGTAGAGTAAAAAGTTTTATCAGTTAaacaaaaccagaaaaaaaatcaaaaagttgaCGAAATgcccaataaaaaatatttataaatattttgacgAATTTtacattatatgtttttataaattgatttttttcacGAATTATCTTGCTTTTCATTGAAATATGAACTGAAATTAAGCTTCATTTCACTTTAAAGATAGCTTCGAACAGAGTAAATTGCAAATAAAATCAAACTAAAACAGAGCATAATGTAAAACAAACacgaaaataaaatctaaaatactaGCGACATCAAAATCGTCAGTTTTACTACAATAGAATCTGAATTTACCGAAAAAGCGAACTGAAAATGAAGGGTTTGTCTTGTCTTGAACTTGCCCTGTTTTCGTAGCTGAAGAAAAGAGTGAAGTGAAATAGAGTGAAGTGAGGAAGAGATAAATATATAGGCTACTATTGTAGGACCCTCTTGGTACGACATGTACGCGCGTAAGACAGGTTATATAGATTTCTCCTTTTTAAAGTGCCATGCTGGCAATTACAGTGTTAATGGTGATGTATCCTTATTATTTGGGttgttcaaaaaagaaaaatcctTATTATTTACCTACTAATCACTTACGTAATTATATCTTTATATTCTAGGATTTCACTGAATCTGTAATGGAAAAAcgtcaaattatatattattactagTCAATCcattacaatttttatttttatataacacTATAAAAGTTTGTTTTTCTTGATGAAGGGTTAAATGGTTAATTAGAGTTCGCCCTAGTGTTTTCTCTCAGACACGAATTCCAAGGCGGCCGCCATCAACACAAAGCTTCAACTCCGATCTAGCATGGACGTTTGGTGCCTGACCCTCTCCGCTGTTCTTCTCTCCTGAGAAGCTATGCTTCTCACTCTCGGGACCCATGCTGGGTTTACCCGAAGAACCCTCTCACCAAAAGGTGAAGACCTCCTACAACTTAGAAGACTGCGTTTTTTGTCTGGCTGTGTTCCTGAAAGATCTATGTCTCCGGTGAGAAACCTTTCTTCCAATATTGCTACCACTGGTTCAAGTCTGAAGGTGAAGGGTTCAACTTTGAATTCGCTTGTTCCGGAATCTCCAAATCTGTTTTCTCTGGAGCTTCCCGACCATGCTCAACCACCAGAACCTCCTGACCCACCGGACGCTCCATCGGAGCTACAATATGTTCCCTCTTCGACGACTCCGGCACCTGTATCCCTCGACATGACATATCCTTCCTCGCCGCCCATCTCTACAGATCTGTGCGGTACCAGAGCGAGAACTTTCCCGAGCAGATCTCGAAGATCGTCACCACCCTTTAGCTTTATCTCTATTCTCCACCTGCTACCGACCTCTATCACAGCTATGTTCCTCCTACTTGAGAGTAAAGGACCAATCAGTTGCAGGCAAGCCTCCATCGACGAGGAATCTTCCGAGCTACAGCAATTTACCGGCGTTCTACTGTCCATTCCTCACGGGAGTAAAAATATGGGCTGGGCCAAATGGTTTTCTCTAGTGGGCCTTGACACTTTCTCCAGCCCATCAAATTCTACAAGCTTTATCATTCC is part of the Brassica rapa cultivar Chiifu-401-42 chromosome A09, CAAS_Brap_v3.01, whole genome shotgun sequence genome and harbors:
- the LOC103838306 gene encoding dehydration-responsive element-binding protein 1E: MENNNNVLAEMKPKKRAGRKIFKETRHPIYRGVRSRNGDKWVCEVREPIHQRRVWLGTYPTAEMAARAHDVAVLALRGRSACLNFSDSAWRLPAAESTDPDTIRRTAAEAAEMFRPPEFSTGITVLPSSGGGELDTVEEGEGVAGMMMRLAEEPLMSPPRAYVDMNTSVYVEEEMGYEELSLWSY